One region of Streptomyces sp. NBC_00442 genomic DNA includes:
- a CDS encoding DUF3892 domain-containing protein, translated as MAIQITAVRLTAGGTTHEHITHLWWTNQTSGDTGNSTRAQIVDWIENKSGKAYTSDAAGHRTEVAVVTPARGEKHLRTHADGVWTNNLLALPRR; from the coding sequence ATGGCTATCCAGATCACCGCGGTGCGCCTGACGGCCGGCGGCACCACGCACGAGCACATCACCCACCTGTGGTGGACCAACCAAACCTCCGGCGACACCGGCAACAGCACCCGGGCGCAGATCGTCGACTGGATTGAGAACAAATCCGGCAAGGCCTACACCAGCGACGCGGCTGGACACCGCACGGAGGTCGCCGTCGTCACGCCCGCCCGGGGCGAGAAGCACCTGCGGACCCACGCCGACGGCGTATGGACCAACAACCTCCTCGCCCTTCCCCGGCGCTGA
- a CDS encoding multiubiquitin domain-containing protein has translation MSQETHGHKSVTIIVNARPHTWEAKEITYEQVVDLAYPGQQPNEQDTYTVRYSRGHGGHGTGSLTAGHSVRVKKEMVFDAYRTSRS, from the coding sequence ATGTCCCAGGAAACCCACGGGCACAAGTCCGTCACGATCATCGTCAACGCCCGTCCCCACACCTGGGAGGCGAAGGAGATCACCTACGAGCAGGTCGTCGACCTCGCCTACCCCGGCCAGCAGCCGAACGAGCAGGACACCTACACCGTCCGCTACAGCCGCGGCCACGGAGGCCACGGAACGGGCAGCCTCACCGCCGGCCACAGCGTCCGAGTGAAGAAGGAGATGGTCTTCGA